The Ahaetulla prasina isolate Xishuangbanna chromosome 4, ASM2864084v1, whole genome shotgun sequence genome has a window encoding:
- the LOC131197571 gene encoding goannatyrotoxin-Vere1-like isoform X1 gives MSATRGSRAAWGSFIPCCGSLSFKICVTTANMRHLPARNLLSFSNPNRLRKHLEPQNPSQCLTLSSAATKPAFVMVASLKSWPLLIAMALCIMFCLGTFVDAYPPKPESPGENASPEEMAKYLADLRHYINLVTRQRYGKRSIPETLMSELVFGDNSNARSRFDDSYMW, from the exons AtgtcagcaacccgcggctctaGAGCCGCATGGGGCTCTTTCATcccctgctgcggctccctgtcgttcAAAAtttgtgtcacaaccgccaatatgAGACACCTgccggcacgcaatttattgagcttttcgaacCCCAATAGGCTAAGAAAACacctggagccacaaaacccttcccaatgTCTGACTCTTTCCTCAGCGGCCACAAAACCAGCATTTGTA ATGGTTGCCTCTCTGAAGTCTTGGCCTCTTTTGATTGCCATGGCTCTGTGCATCATGTTCTGTCTGGGAACTTTTGTGGATGCCTATCCACCCAAGCCTGAGAGCCCTGGAGAAAACGCTTCGCCGGAAGAAATGGCAAAATACCTTGCTGACCTTCGGCATTACATTAACTTGGTGACAAGGCAAAG GTATGGCAAGAGATCTATCCCAGAGACCTTGATGTCAGAGCTTGTTTTTGGAGACAATAGTAATGCCAGATCAAG GTTTGATGATTCCTATATGTGGTGA
- the LOC131197571 gene encoding goannatyrotoxin-Vere1-like isoform X2, whose protein sequence is MVASLKSWPLLIAMALCIMFCLGTFVDAYPPKPESPGENASPEEMAKYLADLRHYINLVTRQRYGKRSIPETLMSELVFGDNSNARSRFDDSYMW, encoded by the exons ATGGTTGCCTCTCTGAAGTCTTGGCCTCTTTTGATTGCCATGGCTCTGTGCATCATGTTCTGTCTGGGAACTTTTGTGGATGCCTATCCACCCAAGCCTGAGAGCCCTGGAGAAAACGCTTCGCCGGAAGAAATGGCAAAATACCTTGCTGACCTTCGGCATTACATTAACTTGGTGACAAGGCAAAG GTATGGCAAGAGATCTATCCCAGAGACCTTGATGTCAGAGCTTGTTTTTGGAGACAATAGTAATGCCAGATCAAG GTTTGATGATTCCTATATGTGGTGA